TTATCGTTCGTATGTGTGATAAAATATGGGGAGATAAATTGAAGATAGAAATTGCGAGGAAACTGTGAAAATCTGCCTTAACGAAATGGTTTTTTATGGATATCATGGTGTTCATGATGAAGAGCGCAAATTAGGACAACGCTTTGTGGTAAGCGCCACCTTATATACCAATCCAGATCTTGATGCTAATATACATCATTTGGATGACACAGTGGATTACACGAAGGTTTATGCCGATATAAAAGAAATAATGGAGAGCCAACAGTTCCAGATTTTAGAATTATGTGCCAATACGAT
The Candidatus Cloacimonadota bacterium genome window above contains:
- the folB gene encoding dihydroneopterin aldolase, with product MKICLNEMVFYGYHGVHDEERKLGQRFVVSATLYTNPDLDANIHHLDDTVDYTKVYADIKEIMESQQFQILELCANTIADKLLAEFSLIQSLSICIQKPSVPIRGSLKSVEVEVFRKR